In Oryza sativa Japonica Group chromosome 2, ASM3414082v1, the following are encoded in one genomic region:
- the LOC4330695 gene encoding protein RICE SALT SENSITIVE 3-like, producing MEEQLNPLAVTQLLQHTLRGLCTQGDSQWVYAVFWRILPRNYPPPKWDLQGGVYDRSRGNRRNWILAWEDGFCNFAASACDQEDTPAAAGYTDYAAAGHEVKGLQPELFFKMSHDIYNYGEGLVGKVAADHGHKWVSQEANEHEINLVTSWNNPADSHPRTWEAQFQSGIKTIALIAVREGVVQLGSMKKVAEDLSYVVALRRKFGYLESIPGVLLPHPSSAAFPGAGGLQDAAWAPSPTMDLYDPYYGAHAAAAQMHHIVPSMSSLEALLSKLPSVGPTAAPGAIRGAIGGGSVAKEELDDAMDAAGNGGGESTSAATTPLVPYYVDVAKPDEGF from the exons ATGGAGGAGCAGCTGAACCCACTGGCTGTGACACAGCTACTGCAGCACACGCTGCGCGGCCTCTGCACCCAAGGCGACTCCCAGTGGGTGTACGCCGTCTTCTGGCGAATCCTCCCAAGAAACTACCCTCCTCCAAA ATGGGATCTTCAGGGTGGTGTTTATGACAGGAGTAGAGGAAACAGGAGGAACTG GATCCTGGCATGGGAGGATGGATTCTGCAACTTTGCAGCCTCTGCCTGTGACCAAGAGGACACACCAGCTGCTGCCGGGTACACTGACTATGCAGCAGCTGGGCATGAGGTGAAGGGCCTCCAGCCTGAGCTCTTCTTCAAGATGTCCCATGACATCTACAACTATGGGGAAGG GTTGGTTGGGAAAGTTGCAGCTGACCATGGCCACAAGTGGGTGTCCCAGGAGGCCAATGAGCACGAGATCAACCTGGTTACCTCATGGAACAACCCTGCCGATTCT CATCCAAGGACATGGGAAGCTCAGTTCCAGTCCGGTATCAAG ACCATTGCTCTGATCGCCGTCAGAGAAGGCGTTGTACAGTTAGGCTCCATGAAGAAG GTGGCGGAGGACCTGAGCTACGTGGTGGCGCTGCGGCGGAAGTTCGGGTACCTGGAGAGCATCCCGGGCGTGCTGCTGCCGCACCCGTCGTCGGCCGCgttccccggcgccggcggcctgcAGGACGCGGCCtgggcgccgtcgccgacgatggACCTCTACGACCCCTACTACGGCGCCCATGCCGCGGCGGCGCAGATGCACCACATCGTGCCGTCGATGAGCAGCCTGGAGGCGCTCCTCTCGAAGCTGCCGTCGGTCGGCCCCACGGCGGCGCCCGGCGCCATTCGCGGCGCCATTGGCGGCGGCTCTGTGGCCAAGGAGGAGCTGGACGACGCCATGGACGCGgcgggcaacggcggcggcgagagcaccAGCGCCGCCACGACGCCGCTGGTGCCGTACTACGTAGACGTGGCTAAACCCGACGAGGGGTTTTAG